A genomic window from bacterium includes:
- a CDS encoding WS/DGAT domain-containing protein, which yields MARVYYERLSDESAHHLERESSRRREHTAMILVFEGGPLATPEGGADYAKIRRIVEARLPELPRLRTKLRRVPIENHPVWVDDREFNLDYHLRQSSLPRPGDHDQLCRTAARIAATRLDRSRPLWDCWVIEGVEGGRFALVLKMHKALAHLEGADLFRALLTADPDEKTPPPGRFATRPAPSPVELFTSEVIRRWSPSRKAFARAVEFATTPGRAGRQVRRRAAEVLKVMGYQLRPAGESPFDGNLSPHRSFAVQEVDLGQVQAIRQALGGTVHDVILTIVSGALRRFVQELRVSPTAVDLRGITPILEASGDEARPWTVELPLWEPSGEGRQAILAEQTRRLRAEADLARAEVLVSGEHWGAARGLAIGARALKHIEHGQLAILQSPGPQQPLYLDGARLVECYGVLPLQDSSGLGITVLSYAGSFFFTFNADPHIVDDVRRLRDAVDGEVAELAAIAAANGPALRAVGAA from the coding sequence GTGGCACGCGTCTACTACGAGCGGCTCTCGGACGAGAGCGCGCACCATCTGGAGCGCGAGAGCTCCCGTCGTCGGGAGCACACGGCGATGATCCTCGTCTTCGAGGGTGGGCCGCTGGCGACGCCCGAGGGCGGGGCGGACTACGCGAAGATCCGCAGAATCGTCGAGGCCCGGCTGCCCGAGCTGCCGCGGCTCCGGACGAAGCTCCGGCGCGTACCGATCGAGAACCACCCCGTCTGGGTCGACGATCGCGAGTTCAATCTCGACTATCACCTGCGTCAGTCGAGTCTTCCGCGCCCCGGCGATCACGACCAGCTGTGTCGGACGGCGGCGCGGATCGCCGCGACGCGCCTCGACCGGTCGCGTCCGCTCTGGGACTGCTGGGTGATCGAAGGCGTCGAGGGCGGTCGTTTCGCGCTCGTGCTGAAGATGCACAAGGCGCTCGCCCATCTCGAGGGGGCGGATCTCTTCCGCGCGCTGCTGACGGCGGACCCCGACGAGAAGACGCCCCCGCCCGGACGCTTCGCGACGCGACCCGCGCCGTCGCCGGTCGAGCTCTTCACGTCCGAGGTGATCCGCCGTTGGAGCCCGTCCCGCAAGGCCTTCGCCCGCGCGGTCGAGTTCGCGACCACGCCGGGACGGGCAGGGCGCCAGGTGCGCCGGCGTGCGGCCGAGGTGCTCAAGGTCATGGGCTATCAGCTCCGGCCGGCGGGGGAGTCGCCCTTCGACGGCAACCTCTCCCCCCACCGCTCCTTCGCGGTCCAGGAGGTCGACCTCGGACAGGTGCAGGCGATCCGGCAGGCACTGGGTGGAACCGTGCACGATGTGATCCTCACGATCGTGAGCGGGGCGCTTCGGCGCTTCGTTCAGGAGCTCCGGGTGAGCCCGACCGCCGTGGACCTTCGGGGCATCACCCCGATCCTCGAGGCCTCCGGCGACGAGGCGCGGCCCTGGACGGTCGAGCTGCCGCTCTGGGAGCCGTCGGGGGAGGGGCGCCAGGCGATCCTCGCAGAGCAGACGCGACGACTCCGCGCCGAGGCCGACCTGGCCCGCGCCGAGGTGCTCGTGTCGGGTGAGCACTGGGGCGCGGCGCGCGGCCTCGCGATCGGCGCGCGCGCGCTCAAGCACATCGAGCACGGACAGCTCGCCATCCTCCAGAGTCCGGGGCCGCAGCAGCCGCTCTATCTGGACGGGGCGCGGCTGGTCGAGTGCTACGGCGTCCTGCCGCTGCAGGACTCGTCGGGGCTCGGGATCACGGTCCTCTCGTACGCGGGCTCGTTCTTCTTCACGTTCAACGCCGATCCACACATCGTCGATGACGTGCGTCGCCTGCGCGACGCGGTCGACGGCGAGGTGGCGGAGCTGGCGGCGATCGCAGCCGCGAATGGACCGGCGCTTCGGGCGGTCGGCGCCGCCTAG